The Calditerrivibrio nitroreducens DSM 19672 genome window below encodes:
- the dnaN gene encoding DNA polymerase III subunit beta produces the protein MKFKIIKNEVFYILQNAVNFISIKNTNTILQNIYISAENGKVVFKTNSILSGFCAEVDLDVEMEGTTTVICKKLFDIVKEFSDSAIIEFFFDGSRLKISSGQANFSLATMSPELFPAMSDITPEYSLKIDSSQLADALDKTLFCVATNATKIEFTGLHLKVYGNKLELHSSDFQRISSAVITLPEEQSDEFIINIPKKTASDILKVLDRTATVEIYTDLKQFMLVAGNIKIYSRLIEKAVKSINTLFSSETPIEVVVDKNSLSDNIRKVLPISTEITHAIVLSLSSDQITVYTLETEYGQGFDKLNPIKFTGDPIDVILNGKLLLEILSHIDCNNVILKLSGRRNPVFIYPEYGNYKYLIVPLAMDRG, from the coding sequence ATGAAATTTAAAATAATCAAAAACGAGGTCTTTTACATATTACAAAACGCAGTAAATTTTATAAGTATCAAAAATACAAATACAATTCTTCAAAACATATACATTTCGGCTGAAAACGGTAAAGTCGTGTTCAAAACCAACTCAATACTCTCTGGATTTTGTGCTGAGGTGGATCTGGATGTGGAAATGGAAGGTACCACAACCGTTATCTGTAAGAAATTATTCGATATAGTAAAGGAATTTTCAGATTCAGCTATAATTGAGTTTTTCTTCGATGGTTCAAGGCTTAAAATATCATCCGGTCAGGCAAACTTTTCATTGGCTACAATGTCACCGGAGCTTTTTCCGGCCATGTCAGATATAACACCTGAATATAGTTTAAAAATCGATTCTTCACAACTTGCAGATGCCTTAGATAAAACACTTTTCTGTGTGGCAACCAATGCGACGAAAATAGAATTTACAGGGTTACATTTAAAGGTATACGGGAATAAACTCGAGCTTCACTCATCTGATTTTCAAAGGATATCATCTGCTGTTATTACTCTTCCGGAAGAGCAATCTGATGAATTTATCATTAATATCCCCAAAAAGACAGCTTCTGATATTTTAAAAGTCCTCGATCGTACAGCTACTGTGGAGATTTATACAGACTTAAAGCAGTTCATGCTTGTAGCTGGAAATATAAAGATATATTCAAGACTAATTGAAAAAGCAGTAAAATCTATCAATACATTATTCTCTTCTGAAACTCCAATAGAAGTTGTCGTCGATAAAAATAGTTTATCGGATAATATAAGAAAGGTTCTTCCCATATCTACTGAAATTACACATGCAATTGTTTTATCTTTATCTTCAGATCAGATTACCGTTTATACACTTGAAACCGAGTACGGACAAGGTTTTGATAAATTAAATCCTATAAAATTTACTGGAGATCCAATAGATGTAATTTTAAATGGCAAACTATTACTTGAAATTTTATCACATATCGACTGTAACAATGTGATTTTAAAATTAAGTGGAAGGAGAAATCCCGTATTTATATATCCAGAATATGGTAATTATAAATACCTCATTGTACCACTTGCAATGGATAGAGGCTAA
- the gyrA gene encoding DNA gyrase subunit A: MSNKEKGIIDISIEDSIKSSYLDYAMSVIVGRALPDVRDGLKPVHRRVLYAMYEMGLSHNKPYKKSARVVGDVIGKFHPHGDSAVYDTLVRLAQDFSMRYPLVDGQGNFGSVDGDSAAAMRYTEVRMAKITDELLLDIDKDTVDFAPNYDGSIEEPLVLPTRVPNLLINGSSGIAVGMATNIPPHNLGEVVDALIHRIDNPESTLDDILKFIKGPDFPTAGILMGVSDLKTAYLTGRGAIKIRARAEIQQLKSGKEQIVITEIPYQVNKSSLIEKIAELVRDKVIVGITELRDESDRDGIRVVIEIKKGELPDVILNQLYKFTQMEVTFGINTVALVNGRPQTLPLLKILDEFIGHRITIVTRRTKFLLRKAEERLHILEGLKTAVENIDEVIAIIKGSADVKEAKAKLIDRFSFSDLQVSAILDMKLQKLTGLEIEKLVEEYKETLKNIEYYKSILNNHQILMGIIKDELLEIKDKYADKRRTEIVYDHNELSIEDLIPDTEMVVTITNQGYIKRTPLSFFSSQKRGGKGKSATLSKGEDFIETLIVTSNHSKLLFFTNQGKIHFLKVYELPESAPGTRGRHISNLLSFSQGEYIASVVTLSDLDHDKYIFMCTKYGIVKKTAVEEFKSGRSGIVAMKLRENDELVSTVITTDNDNITIATRNGKTIQFESKEVRDMGRTATGVRGITLEEDDYVVSMEVLTGAPFILTVTSNGYGKCSLVSDYRIQSRGGKGLKLSKVTPKTGPIVGAKQVKLEDDVMLMSKTGKIIRIAVSDIPVLGRDTQGVKLMSVADDEIVSFAIVKEE, encoded by the coding sequence ATGAGTAATAAAGAAAAGGGTATTATTGATATAAGTATAGAGGATTCGATAAAATCCAGTTATCTGGATTATGCAATGAGTGTAATTGTTGGTAGAGCCTTACCTGATGTGCGGGATGGTCTTAAACCTGTGCATCGTAGGGTTTTATATGCTATGTATGAAATGGGGTTGTCCCATAATAAACCGTATAAAAAATCCGCAAGGGTGGTGGGGGATGTTATAGGTAAATTTCACCCCCACGGTGATTCTGCCGTATATGATACCCTTGTGAGACTGGCCCAGGATTTCTCCATGAGGTACCCCCTTGTGGATGGACAGGGGAATTTCGGTTCAGTGGATGGTGATTCCGCCGCTGCAATGAGATATACAGAAGTACGTATGGCTAAAATTACTGACGAATTGCTCCTTGATATTGATAAAGATACTGTTGATTTTGCTCCCAATTATGATGGTTCCATTGAGGAGCCTCTTGTATTGCCCACACGTGTACCAAACCTTCTAATTAATGGATCAAGCGGTATTGCTGTGGGTATGGCCACAAATATCCCTCCACATAATTTAGGAGAGGTGGTGGATGCTTTAATTCATAGGATAGATAACCCGGAATCGACACTTGATGATATATTAAAATTCATAAAAGGTCCAGATTTCCCTACTGCTGGGATTCTGATGGGGGTATCAGATCTCAAGACAGCTTACCTTACCGGTAGAGGTGCCATAAAAATTCGCGCGAGGGCGGAGATTCAACAGCTTAAATCTGGTAAGGAGCAGATCGTAATTACCGAGATACCGTACCAGGTGAATAAATCATCCCTTATTGAAAAGATTGCCGAATTGGTCAGGGATAAGGTTATAGTTGGAATTACAGAGTTGAGGGACGAATCTGATAGGGATGGAATAAGAGTTGTGATTGAAATTAAAAAGGGAGAATTGCCGGATGTAATACTAAATCAGTTGTATAAATTTACTCAGATGGAAGTGACATTCGGTATAAATACCGTTGCTTTAGTTAACGGCAGACCCCAAACGTTACCCCTTTTAAAGATTTTAGATGAATTTATAGGTCATAGGATTACCATTGTTACCCGTAGAACCAAATTTTTGCTTAGAAAAGCTGAGGAAAGGCTTCATATATTAGAAGGGCTCAAAACTGCGGTGGAGAATATAGATGAAGTTATTGCCATCATCAAAGGATCCGCAGATGTGAAAGAGGCAAAAGCTAAGTTGATAGATCGTTTCTCTTTTTCCGATCTTCAGGTTTCGGCTATTTTAGATATGAAGTTGCAAAAGTTGACAGGATTAGAAATCGAAAAGTTAGTTGAGGAGTATAAAGAAACTCTAAAAAATATTGAATATTATAAATCAATTTTAAATAATCATCAAATCCTTATGGGTATTATCAAGGATGAGTTGCTGGAGATCAAGGATAAATATGCGGATAAGAGAAGAACCGAGATTGTTTACGACCATAATGAACTAAGTATTGAGGATCTTATCCCTGACACTGAAATGGTTGTGACAATTACCAATCAGGGTTATATAAAACGAACACCTCTAAGCTTTTTTTCTTCACAAAAAAGAGGTGGTAAAGGTAAGTCCGCCACTTTGAGTAAAGGGGAAGACTTCATAGAAACCCTTATAGTTACCTCAAACCATTCTAAATTGCTTTTTTTCACCAATCAGGGGAAAATTCACTTCTTAAAGGTTTATGAACTTCCAGAATCTGCTCCAGGTACAAGGGGTAGACATATTTCAAATCTTCTTTCATTTTCTCAAGGGGAATATATAGCTTCCGTTGTCACTCTTTCGGATCTTGATCACGATAAATATATTTTTATGTGTACGAAGTATGGTATTGTAAAAAAGACAGCAGTGGAGGAATTTAAAAGTGGTAGAAGTGGTATTGTGGCGATGAAGCTGAGGGAGAATGATGAACTTGTTTCAACAGTTATAACCACAGATAATGATAATATTACCATTGCCACGAGGAATGGCAAAACGATACAGTTTGAATCTAAAGAAGTAAGAGATATGGGAAGAACCGCCACAGGTGTTAGGGGAATTACTTTAGAAGAGGATGATTATGTAGTTTCTATGGAGGTTCTCACCGGTGCGCCTTTTATCCTTACAGTTACATCTAATGGGTATGGTAAATGCTCCCTTGTTTCCGATTATAGAATTCAGTCAAGGGGTGGAAAAGGACTTAAACTTTCAAAGGTAACACCGAAGACGGGTCCTATTGTTGGTGCCAAGCAAGTAAAGCTTGAAGATGATGTTATGCTGATGAGTAAAACTGGAAAGATTATAAGGATTGCTGTCTCTGATATACCTGTTTTAGGCAGGGATACTCAGGGTGTTAAACTTATGAGTGTTGCAGATGATGAGATAGTGTCATTTGCAATAGTAAAGGAGGAATAA
- the folD gene encoding bifunctional methylenetetrahydrofolate dehydrogenase/methenyltetrahydrofolate cyclohydrolase FolD, with product MAIVMDGKKLSEKIRGSLKEKVAFYKEKYDRVPGIAVILVGNDPASTVYVNMKEKACLEAGYKSVVERIPESSSTEDLLRLVEKYNADNTIHGILVQLPLPKQIDEKRILYSIDPAKDVDGFHPYNVGLMHIGEDTLFPCTPYGVMKFFEEYNIDLTGKNAVVLGRSNIVGKPMSALLLKANATVTICHSRTKNLPEVCRTADILVAAIGKPNFVTKDFVKEGAVVIDVGINRLDGKLVGDVKYDEVEKLASHITPVPGGVGPMTITMLMYNTMKAFEKSIKINN from the coding sequence ATGGCTATAGTGATGGATGGAAAAAAGTTGTCTGAAAAGATAAGGGGAAGTCTTAAAGAGAAGGTTGCTTTTTACAAAGAAAAGTATGATAGAGTTCCGGGTATAGCAGTTATCCTTGTTGGTAATGATCCTGCGAGCACGGTGTATGTTAATATGAAAGAAAAGGCCTGCCTTGAAGCTGGTTATAAATCTGTAGTAGAAAGGATCCCTGAATCCTCGTCAACGGAAGATCTTCTGAGACTTGTGGAAAAATACAACGCTGATAACACAATCCATGGTATCCTGGTACAATTGCCTTTGCCCAAGCAGATAGACGAAAAAAGGATTCTATACTCCATCGATCCCGCCAAGGATGTGGATGGATTTCACCCTTACAATGTGGGCTTGATGCATATTGGTGAAGATACACTTTTCCCCTGCACACCTTATGGTGTTATGAAATTTTTTGAGGAGTACAACATAGATCTTACTGGTAAAAATGCGGTTGTTTTAGGTAGAAGCAATATCGTAGGAAAGCCGATGTCAGCTCTTTTGTTAAAAGCAAATGCCACTGTGACCATTTGCCATTCCAGGACAAAAAACCTTCCCGAAGTTTGCCGTACCGCTGATATCCTCGTTGCAGCAATCGGTAAACCTAATTTTGTGACAAAAGATTTTGTAAAAGAGGGGGCTGTTGTGATAGATGTGGGGATAAACCGTTTAGATGGAAAACTGGTGGGGGATGTTAAGTATGATGAAGTGGAAAAGTTAGCCTCTCATATTACACCGGTACCTGGAGGTGTAGGGCCTATGACCATAACCATGTTGATGTACAATACCATGAAGGCATTTGAGAAGAGTATTAAGATAAACAATTAA
- the recF gene encoding DNA replication/repair protein RecF (All proteins in this family for which functions are known are DNA-binding proteins that assist the filamentation of RecA onto DNA for the initiation of recombination or recombinational repair.): MYLKDIKLRNFRNHINSIFSFDIKNYITGKNGSGKTSILESISLIFTGKSFKTNKLKSIINIDKNFFEISSNFSDDNVNYDITLYYDTKKRLTINGKRPENIINFYHNHPVIFYSPENEGFLSKEQEIRRNFLDRSIFYLDISYIDSLLGYNKLLELKKKYILKDVKDSLLYKSIHEKMSNYIKDIQNKRSNLIKSFNTYIEKYLRDIPSLNTEFFSLSYIPNHLDEDLLDKELILKKVLSGPHRDKITFNLNGESFENIASFGQRKSLSLCCIYCFLKVVEDFSKKSIILLLDELESGLDVERVSFFMELFDKYQYFLTGQSKIDKDINIIKLS, from the coding sequence ATGTATCTAAAAGATATAAAGCTGAGAAACTTTAGAAACCATATAAATAGTATCTTCTCGTTTGATATTAAAAATTATATCACAGGTAAAAATGGATCTGGTAAAACATCAATATTAGAAAGTATTTCTCTTATTTTTACAGGTAAAAGCTTTAAAACTAATAAATTGAAATCTATAATAAATATCGATAAAAATTTTTTTGAAATATCGTCTAACTTTAGTGATGATAATGTAAACTATGACATTACTTTATATTATGATACAAAAAAAAGATTGACAATAAATGGTAAAAGACCAGAAAATATCATAAACTTTTATCATAACCATCCCGTTATTTTTTATTCTCCCGAAAATGAAGGTTTTTTATCTAAAGAACAGGAGATAAGAAGAAATTTTTTAGATAGATCAATTTTTTATCTTGATATATCTTATATCGATAGTTTGCTTGGGTATAATAAGTTATTGGAATTAAAAAAAAAATATATCTTAAAAGATGTCAAAGATAGTTTGCTCTATAAATCAATTCATGAAAAGATGTCTAATTATATTAAAGATATTCAAAATAAAAGATCAAATTTAATAAAAAGTTTTAATACTTACATAGAAAAATATTTGAGAGATATTCCATCTTTAAATACCGAATTTTTTTCCTTATCCTACATTCCAAATCATCTTGATGAGGATCTTCTTGATAAAGAGCTCATTTTAAAAAAAGTATTATCTGGACCTCATAGGGACAAGATTACTTTTAATCTAAATGGTGAGTCTTTTGAAAACATAGCTTCTTTTGGACAAAGAAAAAGTTTATCTTTATGTTGTATTTATTGTTTTTTAAAAGTTGTTGAAGATTTTTCAAAAAAGAGTATAATTCTTCTTTTGGATGAGCTTGAAAGTGGTCTTGATGTGGAAAGAGTTTCTTTTTTTATGGAACTCTTTGATAAATATCAATATTTTTTGACAGGACAATCTAAAATAGATAAAGATATAAATATAATAAAACTTTCGTGA
- the gyrB gene encoding DNA topoisomerase (ATP-hydrolyzing) subunit B produces the protein MSEILNNSENSYSEESIKVLEGLEAVRQRPGMYIGSIDVKGLHHLVYEVVDNSIDEAMAGYCKNIFVTLHVDGSVTVEDDGRGIPVGIHPTAKKPTVEVVMTTLHAGGKFNSGAYFASGGLHGVGVSVVNALSEYLEVTVKRDGKVYFQRYERGIPVTEFKEIGKTDKTGTKVRFKPDSEIFETTEFHFDSLAKRFRELAFLNSGIRIKAVDEASEKVHDFCFDGGIVSYIKFLNKGKELLFDDPIYVSGKYENVVVECAILYNTSFDEKIISFVNNIHTEEGGTHEAGFKSSFTKAFNNFINKYNLLKDKISLEGDDVREGMSAIVSIKLNEPMFEGQTKSKLGSSIGKVAVESVLGSFLPDFFEENSVVVKKILDKAVQAYRAREAARKAKELTRRKNALDISTLPGKLADCQEKDPALSEIFIVEGDSAGGSAKQCRDRRFQAILPLKGKILNVEKARYDKLLSNNEIKTIITALGCGIGKEDFDLNKLRYHKIIIMTDADVDGAHISTLLLTFFFRYMRPIIERGFLYIARPPLYKIKKNKVERYIHNEEEFEDFILDMGLDGVSIPEISEIRYREIIRNLFVMNKLISKYEKKGYLEKLILNIATHQNLEPEYLSEKSYVEDLMNMLDQKGAFEGYHSHFIDFNEEYNRYNIFFSSSSGSVYAINTDFLTTPEFKEIKRLARFLNEIGGVPIKILVDGEELYFDKVSELVNFIESRGKKGLTIQRYKGLGEMNPEQLWETTVDPERRVLYRVTIEDAEEADGLFSLLMGDVVAPRREFIEENALYAKNIDI, from the coding sequence ATGTCAGAAATATTAAATAATTCTGAAAATAGTTATAGTGAAGAATCGATTAAAGTACTTGAAGGTTTAGAGGCTGTAAGGCAAAGACCTGGTATGTACATAGGCTCTATCGATGTGAAAGGGTTACATCATCTTGTTTACGAAGTGGTTGATAACTCTATAGATGAAGCTATGGCTGGTTATTGTAAGAATATTTTCGTCACCCTACATGTGGATGGATCTGTAACTGTGGAAGATGATGGAAGGGGTATCCCTGTGGGAATCCATCCCACCGCAAAGAAACCTACTGTTGAAGTAGTAATGACCACTCTTCATGCCGGAGGTAAGTTTAATTCCGGGGCTTATTTCGCTTCAGGTGGATTGCACGGAGTTGGTGTCTCTGTGGTTAATGCCCTATCGGAGTATCTTGAAGTAACGGTTAAAAGGGACGGTAAAGTTTATTTCCAGAGGTATGAGAGGGGTATCCCTGTAACAGAATTCAAAGAGATAGGCAAGACAGATAAGACCGGAACAAAAGTAAGGTTCAAACCTGATTCTGAGATATTCGAAACCACGGAATTTCACTTTGACTCTCTTGCCAAAAGGTTTAGAGAGCTTGCCTTTTTAAATAGTGGAATAAGGATAAAAGCTGTAGATGAAGCATCAGAAAAGGTGCATGATTTCTGTTTCGATGGTGGTATTGTAAGCTACATCAAATTCTTAAATAAGGGGAAAGAACTTCTTTTTGATGATCCAATTTATGTTTCAGGTAAGTATGAAAATGTTGTTGTGGAATGTGCAATCCTCTATAACACCTCTTTTGATGAAAAGATTATATCGTTTGTGAATAATATACATACAGAAGAAGGTGGTACACACGAAGCCGGTTTTAAATCTTCTTTTACTAAAGCTTTTAATAATTTCATCAACAAATACAATTTATTGAAAGATAAAATATCCCTCGAAGGTGACGACGTCAGGGAAGGGATGTCTGCGATTGTTTCGATAAAATTAAATGAACCTATGTTTGAAGGACAGACCAAATCTAAGCTTGGATCTTCCATTGGTAAAGTAGCAGTTGAATCTGTATTGGGTTCTTTTTTACCAGATTTTTTTGAGGAAAACTCAGTAGTAGTAAAAAAGATTCTTGATAAGGCTGTTCAGGCTTATAGGGCAAGGGAAGCTGCCAGGAAAGCAAAGGAGCTAACCAGAAGAAAAAATGCGCTGGATATATCAACTCTGCCTGGAAAACTCGCAGATTGTCAGGAAAAAGACCCTGCACTTTCAGAAATATTCATAGTTGAGGGTGATTCTGCAGGTGGTTCTGCAAAACAGTGTAGGGATAGACGTTTTCAGGCGATTTTGCCTTTGAAGGGTAAGATATTAAACGTAGAGAAGGCAAGATACGATAAGCTTCTTTCCAACAACGAGATAAAAACGATAATAACTGCACTTGGTTGTGGTATAGGTAAGGAAGATTTTGATCTGAATAAATTACGTTACCATAAAATAATCATCATGACAGATGCTGATGTGGATGGTGCTCATATATCCACACTACTACTTACTTTTTTCTTTAGATATATGAGACCTATAATAGAAAGGGGCTTTTTATATATAGCAAGACCTCCCCTTTATAAAATTAAAAAAAATAAAGTGGAAAGATATATCCATAATGAAGAGGAGTTTGAGGATTTTATCCTTGATATGGGTCTTGATGGTGTAAGTATACCTGAAATATCTGAAATAAGGTATCGGGAGATTATCAGAAATCTGTTTGTTATGAATAAACTCATCTCGAAATATGAAAAGAAAGGGTACCTGGAAAAGTTGATATTAAATATTGCCACTCATCAGAACTTAGAGCCGGAGTATCTTTCGGAAAAAAGCTATGTGGAAGACTTGATGAATATGCTGGATCAAAAAGGTGCTTTTGAAGGTTATCATTCTCATTTTATAGATTTTAATGAAGAATACAATAGATACAATATATTTTTCTCATCTTCATCCGGATCTGTATATGCAATAAATACAGATTTTTTAACCACACCAGAATTTAAGGAGATCAAGAGGCTTGCAAGATTTTTAAATGAGATAGGTGGAGTTCCAATTAAGATATTGGTGGATGGAGAGGAATTATACTTTGATAAGGTTTCTGAACTTGTTAATTTTATAGAATCAAGAGGTAAGAAAGGGCTTACGATTCAAAGGTACAAAGGTCTTGGGGAGATGAATCCTGAGCAGTTGTGGGAAACGACTGTGGATCCTGAAAGAAGGGTTTTATATCGAGTTACTATTGAGGATGCCGAAGAAGCGGATGGATTGTTTTCTTTACTGATGGGGGATGTGGTGGCTCCCAGAAGGGAGTTTATAGAAGAAAATGCATTGTATGCTAAAAATATCGATATATAA
- the ilvA gene encoding threonine ammonia-lyase: protein MGIGKIVEAYERIKPYIKYLPLYYSNNFSEPYKANIYFKMENLQRTGSFKLRGALNAILKNYDKCKNGVITASAGNHAQGVAFGCNLLSIPAVIVMPEITPLVKVENTKRYGAEVILYGKSYDDAYMKALSIAKNRNLFFVHPFNDEDVIDGQATIAYEILKEKEDIDTIVIPIGGGGLISGISKFVKNVNSRINIIGVQAENAASMYNAVKKGNIVKLTNSNTIAEGIAVKEAGDITFEHCKKYVDDIILVSENEIAYAILQYIEKSKLVVEGAGAAPLATILSNKLSVEGKNVVLILSGGNIDVNLLTRVFYKGLASTGRFLELTVILKDIPGSLAAVTKDVADLGANVLDIRHFRYDVNLPVGSTKVIFHLETKGSSHIEEIVHTLTEKGYDISIYG, encoded by the coding sequence ATGGGAATAGGAAAAATAGTAGAAGCGTACGAAAGAATAAAACCTTACATAAAATATCTGCCTCTTTACTACTCCAATAATTTTTCAGAGCCGTATAAGGCTAATATATATTTCAAAATGGAGAATCTACAGCGTACCGGATCTTTCAAACTTCGGGGTGCATTAAATGCGATACTTAAAAACTACGATAAATGTAAAAATGGTGTAATTACCGCTTCAGCTGGAAACCATGCTCAGGGTGTGGCCTTCGGTTGTAATCTTTTATCTATTCCGGCAGTAATAGTAATGCCTGAGATCACTCCCCTTGTAAAGGTGGAAAATACAAAAAGGTACGGTGCTGAGGTGATTTTATACGGGAAATCCTACGACGATGCATATATGAAAGCTCTTTCCATTGCAAAAAATAGAAATCTTTTTTTTGTTCATCCCTTCAACGATGAAGATGTCATAGATGGTCAAGCCACAATTGCATATGAAATCTTAAAAGAAAAAGAGGATATAGACACCATTGTGATACCAATCGGCGGTGGAGGTCTCATTTCAGGTATATCCAAGTTTGTAAAAAATGTAAATAGTAGAATAAATATAATTGGTGTACAGGCTGAAAATGCCGCATCGATGTATAATGCCGTAAAAAAAGGTAATATAGTCAAACTTACAAACTCCAATACCATTGCGGAAGGTATAGCCGTAAAAGAGGCAGGTGATATAACCTTTGAGCATTGCAAAAAATATGTGGATGACATTATTCTTGTATCTGAAAATGAGATAGCCTATGCAATATTACAATACATAGAAAAATCTAAACTTGTGGTGGAAGGTGCCGGTGCAGCCCCCCTTGCCACTATTTTGTCAAACAAACTATCCGTAGAAGGTAAAAATGTAGTTTTAATTTTATCAGGTGGAAATATCGATGTAAATTTACTCACAAGGGTATTTTACAAAGGTCTTGCCTCTACCGGAAGATTCCTTGAATTAACTGTAATATTAAAAGATATTCCCGGTTCGCTCGCTGCGGTTACAAAGGATGTGGCGGATCTGGGTGCAAATGTTTTAGATATAAGGCATTTCAGATATGATGTAAACTTACCTGTTGGTTCAACAAAAGTTATTTTTCATCTTGAAACAAAAGGTAGCTCTCACATTGAGGAGATTGTTCACACTCTTACAGAAAAGGGGTACGATATAAGTATATATGGATAA
- the dnaA gene encoding chromosomal replication initiator protein DnaA, translating to MDNNLWEEVLKLSEVKFSPQIVNTWLKPLKILDMRGDLITIEAPNRFYKNWVEDKYLETLKKIFLEEYNIQSEIQIVIGSSTQSYREQPQDQTVKAQNTILNNSTNLNKQYTFDNFVVGSSNQFPHAAALAVAEGYFQTYNPLFIYGGVGLGKTHLMHAIGNKILEKFPKLKILYISSEAFTNEMIYALKSKTMDIFREKYRNIDLLLFDDVQFLAGKTRSTEEFFYTFNSLYDMQKQIVLTSDKEPNEIPDLEERLRSRFSWGLVADIQPPSVDEKVAIILKRSEIMNIYVSNEVAHFLAENLKGDNIRDLIGALIRLNAFSTFHNEPITIELAKKALEKFIIKKDIIVTPEAVINAVCSYFNVKQQEIKSKNRSRVISYPRQVAMYILREKLNLPLQDIANIFGGRNHSTVLHSIKEIQNRMQSDQELKSVINTIIRNIYK from the coding sequence ATGGATAATAATCTTTGGGAAGAGGTATTAAAATTATCTGAAGTTAAATTTTCACCACAAATAGTCAATACCTGGCTAAAACCCCTTAAAATACTTGATATGAGAGGAGACCTCATAACCATAGAAGCACCCAATAGGTTTTATAAAAATTGGGTGGAAGATAAATATCTCGAAACTCTTAAAAAGATATTTCTGGAGGAATACAACATACAATCGGAAATTCAGATTGTAATAGGATCATCCACCCAGTCATATAGGGAACAACCTCAGGATCAAACTGTAAAAGCACAAAACACTATATTAAATAATTCAACAAATCTAAACAAACAGTACACATTTGATAACTTTGTGGTGGGTTCTTCAAATCAGTTCCCCCATGCAGCCGCTTTAGCAGTGGCTGAAGGCTATTTTCAAACTTATAATCCACTATTCATCTACGGTGGTGTGGGTCTTGGTAAAACACATCTTATGCATGCAATAGGTAATAAAATTCTGGAAAAATTTCCCAAGTTAAAAATACTATATATATCAAGTGAAGCATTCACAAATGAAATGATATACGCCCTTAAGTCCAAAACGATGGATATATTCAGAGAAAAGTATAGAAACATAGATCTATTATTGTTCGATGATGTTCAATTTCTGGCGGGTAAAACGAGAAGTACAGAGGAATTTTTCTATACCTTCAATTCCCTTTACGATATGCAGAAGCAGATAGTACTGACAAGTGATAAAGAGCCAAATGAAATTCCAGATCTTGAGGAGAGGTTGAGAAGCCGTTTCTCATGGGGTCTAGTGGCGGATATACAACCACCTTCTGTGGATGAAAAGGTGGCTATAATACTTAAACGATCAGAAATAATGAATATATATGTTTCCAATGAAGTGGCTCATTTTCTGGCGGAAAACCTTAAGGGTGATAATATAAGGGATCTTATAGGAGCCCTCATAAGATTAAATGCATTTTCCACTTTCCACAACGAACCGATCACAATAGAACTTGCTAAAAAAGCATTAGAAAAATTTATAATAAAAAAAGATATAATTGTAACACCGGAAGCTGTTATTAATGCAGTATGTAGTTATTTCAATGTTAAACAGCAGGAGATAAAATCGAAAAATAGAAGTAGAGTTATATCCTATCCAAGACAGGTGGCAATGTATATTTTAAGGGAGAAGTTAAATTTACCTTTACAGGATATAGCAAATATCTTTGGAGGTAGAAATCATTCCACTGTACTACATTCGATAAAAGAGATACAAAATAGGATGCAATCGGATCAAGAGCTCAAAAGCGTCATAAATACAATCATAAGAAACATTTACAAATAA